A stretch of the Panthera uncia isolate 11264 chromosome D1, Puncia_PCG_1.0, whole genome shotgun sequence genome encodes the following:
- the LOC125911296 gene encoding olfactory receptor 1S1-like, translating into MLPHWLFFGSVKTLCSFLQISRNMHQGNRTTVSGFLLLGLSNQAEQQKVLFVLFLGMYLVTVVGNGLIILAIGLDSYLHTPMYFFLANLSLADISSVSTSVPKMLMNIQTKTQSISYENCITQMYFSIVFVVIDNFLLGVMAYDRFVAICHPLNYMTIMQPRLCVSLAVILWVLSNAVALIHTLLLLPLLFCDSNTLPHFCDLAPLLKLSCSDTRINELVLFISGLSVVTFPFALILFSYICIVRAVLRISSTEGKWKAFSTCGSHLTVVLLFYGTIVGVYFFPSTTHPDGGDKIGAVLFTVVTPMMNPFIYSLRNKDMKGALRKLLSRKIFLPLMPWASDLSP; encoded by the coding sequence ATGTTACCACACTGGCTTTTCTTTGGGTCTGTGAAGACCTTGTGTTCCTTTCTCCAGATCAGCAGAAATATGCATCAAGGAAATCGAACCACCGTCTCTGGGTTCCTCCTTCTGGGACTCTCCAACCAGGCTGAGCAGCAGAAGGTCCTCTTTGTGCTTTTCCTGGGTATGTACCTGGTCACTGTGGTTGGGAATGGACTCATCATCCTGGCCATCGGCTTGGATTCTTACCTTCACActcccatgtatttcttccttgccaatctgTCCTTGGCTGATATTTCCTCCGTATCCACCTCAGTCCCCAAGATGCTGATGAATATTCAGACCAAGACTCAATCCATCTCCTATGAGAACTGCATCACGCAAATGTACTTTTCTATTGTGTTTGTCGTTATTGACAATTTCCTCTTGGGCgtcatggcctatgaccgctttGTGGCTATCTGCCACCCTCTGAACTACATGACCATCATGCAACCCAGGCTCTGCGTTTCACTCGCGGTCATTCTGTGGGTCCTCAGTAATGCTGTTGCCCTAATACACACTCTTCTGCTCCTTCCATTGCTTTTCTGTGACAGCAACACTCTCCCACACTTCTGTGACTTGGCTCCTCTGCTCAAGCTGTCCTGCTCAGACACAAGGATCAATGAACTCGTATTATTTATCTCGGGCTTATCGGTTGTCACCTTCCCCTTTGCCCTCATCCTCTTCTCCTACATCTGCATTGTCAGGGCTGTCCTGAGAATCTCATCCACAGAGGGAAAGTGGAAAGCCTTCTCCACCTGTGGCTCTCACCTGACAGTTGTATTGCTCTTCTATGGGACCATTGTAGGGGTTTACTTCTTCCCCTCAACCACTCACCCTGATGGCGGAGATAAGATTGGTGCAGTGCTATTCACTGTGGTGACGCCCATGATGAACCCCTTCATCTATAGCCTGAGGAACAAGGACATGAAAGGTGCCCTAAGAAAGCTCCTCAGTAGGAAAATCTTCCTCCCTTTGATGCCGTGGGCATCTGATTTATCCCCATAA
- the LOC125915747 gene encoding olfactory receptor 10Q1, whose amino-acid sequence MFARSPVLNQSGPTEFVFRAFTTVPELQALLFLLFLLLYSMILCGNAAIVWAVRTHSSLHTPMYFFLCNLSFLEICYTSVVVPLMLANLWGARKPIPLAGCGAQMFFFVALGSADCFLLAIMAYDRYVAICHPLRYTLIMTQKLCVRMVLCALGLALLLSLQLACLIFTLPFCGHRREINHFLCDVPPVLRLACADIRVHQAVLYVVGILVLTVPFLLICVSYVFIASAILRIRSAEGRRRAFSTCSSHLTVVLLQYGCCSLVYLRPRSSTSEDEDRQIALVYTFVTPLLNPLIYTLRNKDVKGALRNAIASKAASDTR is encoded by the coding sequence ATGTTCGCCAGGAGCCCCGTCCTCAACCAATCCGGCCCCACCGAGTTCGTGTTCCGCGCCTTCACCACCGTCCCCGAATTGCaggccctcctcttcctcctcttcctcctgctctaCTCGATGATCCTTTGTGGCAACGCGGCCATCGTCTGGGCGGTGCGCACACACAGCTCGCtgcacacccccatgtacttcttcctgtgCAACCTGTCTTTCCTGGAAATCTGCTACACCTCTGTTGTGGTGCCTCTGATGCTTGCCAACCTTTGGGGCGCCCGGAAACCCATTCCGCTGGCTGGCTGTGGGGCCCAAATGTTCTTTTTCGTCGCCCTTGGCAGCGCTGACTGCTTCCTCTTGGCAATCATGGCATACGATCGCTACGTGGCCATCTGCCACCCGCTGCGCTACACCCTCATCATGACCCAGAAGCTGTGCGTCCGGATGGTGCTGTGCGCCCTGGGCctggccctcctcctctccctgcagctCGCCTGCTTGATCTTCACCTTGCCCTTCTGCGGGCACCGCCGGGAAATCAACCACTTCCTGTGCGACGTGCCTCCAGTCCTGCGGCTGGCCTGCGCCGACATCCGCGTGCACCAGGCCGTGCTCTACGTGGTGGGCATCCTCGTGCTGACCGTCCCCTTCCTGCTTATCTGTGTGTCCTATGTGTTCATCGCCTCCGCCATCCTGCGCATCCGCTCCGCCGAGGGCCGCCGCCGGGCCTTCTCCACCTGCTCGTCGCACCTCACCGTGGTCCTGCTGCAGTATGGCTGTTGCAGCCTGGTCTACCTGCGTCCCCGCTCCAGCACCTCAGAGGACGAGGACCGCCAAATCGCCTTGGTCTACACCTTCGTCACCCCCTTACTCAACCCGCTGATTTACACCCTTAGGAACAAGGATGTCAAAGGTGCCCTGAGGAATGCCATCGCCAGTAAAGCAGCCTCGGACACCCGTTGA